Proteins encoded by one window of Chondromyces crocatus:
- a CDS encoding HEAT repeat domain-containing protein produces MRAVESAIARQVLHGGDLATALLEGDAASESDLTALFAESVGMLPAAGKLAPESPEVLRALPSDLAERHRIFPLAIRRGEQDTLVIATSEPLPTAVEEDLGFALAAALQFVAAPLVRIRQAQATHYGTLIEDRLAKLAARLDERAEARMKALQAAAQEPRPDEGIPPPRSTLRGLSVVAWQQGEGVPVPGAAPLPEEALSWETDQHTASTLVPSSPSPSLAHLLPTPVPSALPTPVPEYDPASELLEAKGHGDAFGGGGDLHLPVGTPPVPGAHVLGGWAQRALSGQEVSPSGQDAPPAPTGARASEPVPGPELQPLAQQGRRGGPFTVVMAEKELAEVETTEAVLDVLFDFAQQFFVYTALFAVQGEVAQGRFAAGPGTSNDDVAALRIGLDAPGELGELRRRGVPQIASLARTAADAHFVRALGRSEMAAAAIVPVSVRGRVVAFVYGDEGSSPVQMTTIGDLIALAALTSQVLEQLILRKKKTRQGPPPAAAPTVSPRGAGDTGAPGEGERGQTQGDSASEAARGPLSERTRSVLMQELRGWRDAVGEPLGDARAVQTGAGHEERVTPDVRAPEETAAYSTSSDVPRPIDDVARAFGLRGTGVEDQEPLSLASLAGGLRRGMERETGRGGQGHRQAEFATAPTLELPMPRLSAGGEGTSPGAASWNDVPGHDRAALVQAVIEDGDDAPRAFAELVRDGEAAAEEVSRRFPGPLRVDHRIRELLAGARAQEELSRLPPASECGPLLTLVVALRRPSLPIMTACATSPDPDIRFWATHVLGELRYPEAANALLPRLFDEDAAIRRVARRAAAALVHDGGASNTPGSSWMPPTANGARRAAAPGAPILQGLEYILLDMDESLPRKLMAIETAAAIRARELVPALQVMLSNSHAFLAEAAARALKVIPHDERAQGFRM; encoded by the coding sequence ATGCGTGCGGTCGAGTCTGCGATCGCACGGCAAGTGCTGCACGGTGGTGATCTCGCCACAGCGCTTCTCGAAGGTGACGCCGCCTCGGAATCGGATCTGACGGCGCTCTTCGCCGAAAGTGTGGGGATGCTGCCTGCGGCCGGGAAGCTCGCCCCCGAATCGCCGGAGGTGCTCCGCGCATTGCCCTCCGATCTGGCGGAGAGACATCGGATCTTTCCGCTGGCGATCCGGCGGGGTGAGCAAGACACGCTGGTGATCGCCACCTCCGAGCCCCTCCCCACGGCGGTCGAAGAGGATCTCGGCTTCGCCCTCGCTGCGGCATTGCAGTTCGTCGCTGCGCCCCTGGTTCGGATCCGGCAAGCCCAGGCCACGCACTACGGGACCCTGATCGAGGACCGCCTGGCGAAGCTGGCTGCCCGGCTGGATGAGCGCGCAGAAGCCAGGATGAAGGCCTTGCAAGCCGCTGCGCAGGAGCCGCGACCCGACGAGGGGATCCCCCCTCCTCGGTCCACGCTGAGAGGCCTGTCCGTCGTCGCCTGGCAGCAGGGCGAGGGCGTGCCTGTTCCTGGTGCGGCACCTCTTCCAGAGGAGGCGCTCTCCTGGGAAACGGACCAGCACACCGCATCCACCCTGGTCCCCTCGTCGCCGTCACCGTCGCTCGCTCATCTCCTCCCCACACCCGTCCCGTCGGCGCTGCCGACGCCCGTCCCCGAGTACGATCCGGCTTCGGAGCTGCTCGAGGCGAAAGGCCACGGCGACGCCTTCGGGGGAGGGGGGGATCTGCATCTGCCGGTCGGCACGCCTCCGGTGCCAGGCGCGCATGTTCTCGGCGGCTGGGCCCAGCGAGCGCTCTCGGGGCAGGAGGTTTCGCCCTCCGGGCAGGATGCTCCGCCTGCGCCGACCGGTGCGAGAGCATCCGAGCCGGTCCCGGGACCGGAGCTCCAGCCGCTCGCGCAGCAGGGGCGACGCGGTGGTCCGTTCACCGTCGTGATGGCGGAGAAGGAGCTGGCGGAAGTCGAGACCACGGAAGCCGTGCTCGACGTGCTGTTCGACTTCGCGCAGCAGTTCTTCGTCTACACGGCGCTCTTCGCGGTGCAAGGTGAGGTGGCGCAGGGCCGCTTCGCAGCTGGCCCCGGTACGTCGAACGACGACGTCGCGGCGCTGCGCATCGGCCTCGATGCCCCGGGAGAGCTGGGAGAGCTGCGGCGCAGAGGGGTGCCTCAGATCGCCTCTCTGGCGCGCACTGCCGCAGACGCGCATTTCGTGAGGGCGCTGGGTCGATCGGAGATGGCGGCCGCTGCCATCGTTCCCGTGTCGGTTCGTGGGAGAGTGGTCGCGTTCGTCTATGGCGACGAGGGATCCTCGCCAGTCCAGATGACCACCATCGGCGATCTGATCGCGCTGGCTGCGCTCACGAGCCAGGTGCTGGAGCAGCTGATCCTCCGGAAGAAAAAGACGCGGCAGGGGCCCCCTCCGGCAGCGGCGCCCACGGTGTCTCCGCGAGGCGCGGGCGACACCGGAGCGCCGGGTGAGGGAGAGCGAGGGCAGACCCAGGGAGACAGCGCGAGCGAAGCCGCGCGAGGTCCTCTTTCGGAGCGCACCCGCTCCGTGTTGATGCAGGAGCTGCGCGGCTGGAGGGATGCCGTCGGTGAGCCGCTGGGCGACGCGCGTGCCGTGCAGACCGGGGCAGGACACGAGGAGCGTGTCACGCCCGATGTCCGCGCTCCCGAGGAAACCGCCGCCTACAGCACGTCGTCCGACGTGCCCCGTCCCATCGACGATGTCGCCAGGGCTTTCGGTCTGAGGGGGACTGGCGTCGAGGATCAGGAACCGCTCTCGTTGGCCTCTCTGGCGGGTGGGCTGCGGCGTGGGATGGAGCGGGAGACGGGAAGAGGGGGGCAAGGCCATCGGCAAGCCGAGTTCGCGACAGCCCCCACCCTGGAGCTCCCCATGCCGCGCCTGTCGGCCGGAGGCGAGGGGACCTCACCCGGCGCGGCGTCCTGGAACGACGTCCCGGGGCATGATCGTGCGGCGCTGGTGCAAGCCGTCATCGAGGATGGCGATGACGCTCCGCGCGCCTTTGCCGAGCTGGTCCGCGATGGCGAGGCGGCCGCGGAGGAGGTCTCCAGGCGGTTCCCGGGTCCGCTCCGCGTGGATCATCGCATCCGTGAGCTGCTGGCCGGAGCGCGTGCTCAAGAAGAGCTGAGCAGGCTGCCGCCGGCGTCGGAGTGTGGCCCGCTGCTGACGCTCGTCGTCGCCCTTCGGCGCCCTTCCTTGCCCATCATGACGGCGTGCGCGACGTCTCCGGACCCGGACATACGGTTCTGGGCCACACACGTGCTCGGAGAGCTGCGCTATCCCGAAGCTGCGAATGCCTTGCTGCCCCGACTGTTCGACGAAGACGCCGCGATCCGACGCGTCGCGCGTCGCGCTGCCGCGGCCCTGGTCCATGACGGGGGGGCCTCGAACACCCCTGGCTCCTCGTGGATGCCACCCACGGCCAACGGTGCCCGCCGGGCCGCCGCACCTGGCGCCCCCATTCTCCAAGGGCTCGAGTACATCCTCCTCGACATGGACGAGTCCCTCCCGCGGAAGCTGATGGCCATCGAGACGGCGGCAGCGATCCGCGCGCGCGAGCTCGTCCCTGCGCTCCAGGTCATGCTGAGCAACTCCCACGCTTTCCTGGCGGAAGCTGCAGCGAGGGCGCTCAAGGTGATCCCGCACGACGAGCGCGCGCAAGGCTTCCGGATGTAG
- a CDS encoding sensor histidine kinase: MNILDDEFFARVGHDLRGELATMLAGVDFLLRYGKSIEPSHRDMLDRVRGAGDRLKRLLDELNHAVWLYEDPNRQMVVEPCDPVVLVQKTAAELYEVAAAREARLIVDNELREGEVTLAADLDLLQVALEYVAGLALVRSRGRTVRMRLAWGDDRRPTVTISDEAGAVSPETLHRMFEPFVERSAVVLQTSSTGAGALPPRRRERLGLGLGIARGILSAHRGSLTVAAAGEGDTMGLRFTCVLGSAPQPLGVKESQDPSVKDRGGSL, encoded by the coding sequence ATGAACATCCTGGATGATGAGTTCTTCGCCCGGGTGGGGCACGACCTGCGGGGGGAACTCGCCACGATGCTTGCCGGGGTCGACTTCCTCCTCCGGTACGGCAAGAGCATCGAGCCTTCTCACCGTGACATGCTGGACCGCGTCCGGGGAGCAGGCGATCGTCTCAAGCGACTTCTTGATGAGCTGAACCACGCGGTGTGGCTCTACGAAGATCCGAACCGGCAGATGGTCGTGGAGCCTTGTGATCCCGTCGTGCTCGTCCAGAAGACGGCTGCGGAGCTCTACGAGGTGGCGGCGGCGCGTGAGGCGCGCTTGATCGTCGACAACGAGCTGCGGGAAGGCGAGGTGACCCTTGCGGCGGATCTCGATCTCCTGCAGGTCGCCCTGGAGTACGTCGCGGGGCTCGCGCTCGTGCGATCGCGTGGTCGGACCGTACGGATGCGGCTGGCCTGGGGCGATGATCGGCGTCCGACGGTGACCATCTCCGACGAGGCCGGGGCTGTCTCACCGGAGACACTGCACCGGATGTTCGAGCCGTTCGTGGAGCGGTCGGCGGTGGTGTTGCAGACGTCGAGCACAGGGGCGGGAGCGCTTCCTCCGCGGCGTCGCGAGCGACTCGGTCTGGGACTCGGCATCGCCCGGGGGATCCTGAGCGCCCATCGCGGGAGCCTGACGGTCGCCGCTGCCGGGGAGGGGGACACGATGGGGCTGCGCTTCACGTGTGTGCTCGGGTCGGCGCCTCAGCCGCTGGGTGTGAAAGAGAGCCAGGACCCTTCTGTGAAGGACCGGGGAGGCTCTCTCTGA